In Drosophila innubila isolate TH190305 chromosome 2R unlocalized genomic scaffold, UK_Dinn_1.0 1_C_2R, whole genome shotgun sequence, the following are encoded in one genomic region:
- the LOC117783587 gene encoding dnaJ homolog subfamily B member 6 isoform X2 — protein MVDYYKVLDVARTATDGEVKKAYRKLALKWHPDKNPDNLEEANKRFRELSEAYEVLSDARKRRIYDARATLHKSSASSSANSSSSSGYYSRYRSGGSASNSSSSASRDYDYDYYYPSYGTGTGTGSGSRRGNRYQAFTFRNLFEGTPFHKLFGKKTHFVEVIVICFVFFFIVICFLFFAELIITLTRTTLLYLFFFFFFA, from the exons atggtGGACTACTACAAAGTATTGGATGTGGCTCGCACTGCCACCGACGGTGAAGTCAAAAAGGC CTATCGAAAATTGGCGCTGAAATGGCATCCTGACAAGAATCCCGACAATTTGGAGGAGGCAAACAAACGCTTTCGGGAATTATCCGAGGCCTATGAAGTGCTGTCTGATG cTCGTAAGCGAAGGATCTATGATGCTAGAGCCACGCTGCACAAATCCTCGGCGAGCAGCAGCGCCAACAGCAGCTCCTCAAGTGGTTACTATTCCCGCTATCGCAGCGGAGGCTCAGCATCGAATTCATCCTCATCGGCGAGTCGTGACTATGactatgattattattatccCAGCTATGGGACGGGGACGGGAACGGGGTCTGGCAGCAGGCGGGGGAATCGCTATCAGGCGTTTACCTTTCGCAACTTGTTCGAGGGCACGCCGTTTCACAAACTTTTTGGTAAAAAGACACATTTCGTTGaggttattgttatttgtttcgtttttttctttattgttatttgtttcttattttttgctgAGTTGATAATAACCTTGACGCGCACGacattgttgtatttgttttttttttttttctttgcataA